A genomic stretch from Mesoplodon densirostris isolate mMesDen1 chromosome 3, mMesDen1 primary haplotype, whole genome shotgun sequence includes:
- the ZBTB7A gene encoding zinc finger and BTB domain-containing protein 7A: MAGGVDGPIGIPFPDHSSDILSGLNEQRTQGLLCDVVILVEGREFPTHRSVLAACSQYFKKLFTSGAVVDQQNVYEIDFVSAEALTALMDFAYTATLTVSTANVGDILSAARLLEIPAVSHVCADLLDRQILAADAGADAGQLDLVDQIDQRNLLRAKEYLEFFQSNPMNSLPAAAAAAASFPWSAFGASDDDLDATKEAVAAAVAAVAAGDCNGLDFYGPGPPAERPPAGDGDEGDSNPSLWPERDDDAPAGGLFPPPVAQPSTATQNGHYGRGGEEEAASLSEAAPEPGDSPGFLSGTAEGEDGDGADADGLAASTLLQQMMSSVGRAGAATAGDSDEESRADDKGVVDYYLKYFSSAHDGDVYPAWSQKVEKKIRAKAFQKCPICEKVIQGAGKLPRHIRTHTGEKPYECNICKVRFTRQDKLKVHMRKHTGEKPYLCQQCGAAFAHNYDLKNHMRVHTGLRPYQCDSCCKTFVRSDHLHRHLKKDGCNGVPSRRGRKPRVRGGGLGGPDPAPAPGAPVPPGAPAPPGSPDARRNGQEKHFKDEDEDEDEASPDGLGRLNVAGAAGGGDGGAGATADGSFAAGLA, translated from the exons ATGGCCGGCGGCGTGGACGGCCCCATCGGGATCCCGTTCCCCGACCACAGCAGCGACATTCTGAGCGGACTCAACGAGCAGCGGACGCAGGGCCTGCTGTGCGACGTGGTGATCCTGGTGGAGGGCCGTGAGTTCCCCACGCACCGCTCGGTGCTGGCTGCCTGCAGCCAGTACTTCAAGAAGCTGTTCACGTCGGGCGCCGTGGTGGACCAGCAGAACGTGTACGAGATCGACTTCGTCAGCGCCGAGGCGCTCACGGCCCTCATGGATTTTGCCTACACGGCCACGCTCACCGTCAGCACAGCCAACGTGGGCGACATCCTCAGCGCCGCCCGCCTGCTCGAGATCCCCGCTGTGAGCCACGTCTGCGCTGACCTCCTCGACCGGCAGATCCTGGCGGCCGATGCGGGTGCCGATGCCGGCCAGCTGGACCTCGTAGATCAAATTGATCAGCGAAACCTCCTTCGCGCCAAGGAGTACCTCGAGTTCTTCCAGAGCAACCCCATGAACAGCCTGcctgcagccgccgccgccgccgcctcattCCCATGGTCCGCCTTTGGCGCATCCGACGATGACCTGGATGCCACCAAGGAGGCCGTGGCCGCTGCCGTGGCCGCCGTGGCTGCCGGCGACTGCAATGGCTTGGACTTCTACGGGCCTGGCCCCCCAGCTGAGCGGCCCCCGGCCGGGGACGGGGATGAGGGAGATAGCAACCCAAGTCTGTGGCCGGAGCGGGATGACGACGCCCCCGCTGGGGGCCTCTTCCCGCCCCCCGTGGCCCAGCCGTCCACCGCCACACAGAACGGCCACTACGGCcggggcggggaggaggaggcAGCCTCGCTGTCAGAGGCGGCCCCGGAGCCGGGCGACTCTCCGGGCTTCCTGTCAGGCACGGCCGAGGGCGAGGACGGGGACGGGGCCGATGCGGACGGGCTGGCGGCCAGCACGCTGCTGCAGCAGATGATGTCGTCGGTGGGCCGGGCGGGAGCGGCGACGGCGGGGGACAGCGACGAGGAGTCACGGGCGGATGACAAGGGCGTCGTGGACTACTACCTGAAGTACTTCAGCAGCGCCCACGACGGCGACGTCTACCCGGCCTGGTCGCAGAAGGTGGAGAAGAAGATCCGGGCTAAGGCCTTCCAAAAGTGCCCCATCTGCGAGAAGGTCATCCAAGGCGCCGGCAAGCTGCCGCGGCACATCCGGACCCACACGGGCGAGAAGCCCTACGAGTGTAACATCTGCAAGGTCCGATTCACCAG GCAGGACAAGCTCAAGGTGCACATGAGGAAGCACACGGGCGAGAAGCCGTACCTGTGCCAGCAGTGCGGGGCGGCGTTCGCGCACAACTACGACCTGAAGAACCACATGCGCGTCCACACTGGCCTGCGCCCCTACCAGTGCGACAGCTGCTGCAAGACGTTCGTGCGCTCCGACCACCTGCACAGACACCTCAAGAAGGACGGCTGCAACGGCGTGCCCTCGCGCCGCGGCCGCAAGCCCCGGGTGCGGGGTGGCGGGCTTGGGGGGCCcgaccccgcccccgccccgggggCCCCTGTGCCGCCCGGCGCCCCTGCCCCGCCCGGCTCGCCGGATGCGCGGCGCAACGGCCAGGAGAAGCACTTTAAGGacgaggatgaggatgaggacgAGGCCAGCCCCGACGGCCTGGGCAGGTTGAATGTAGCGGGCGCCGCTGGGGGAGGCGACGGGGGCGCCGGGGCCACCGCCGATGGCAGCTTCGCGGCCGGACTCgcttga